One region of Burkholderia cepacia ATCC 25416 genomic DNA includes:
- a CDS encoding replication initiation protein — protein sequence MNKKAKNQSEPAQVEIVELEPFQIAPLDEPPLDGDGRVRGTVAMSRALVNAQQGLTLNEKRVMMAALRCIDSKKSPYLHGKGNGYVSVRVRADEFAALAALAPRSGEKQATAAYEGLKEGCASLQKRQLTYMDGPRKVVLNWVWKAVYHEREGWAEVSFSPDLTPHIFMLQRRFVSYQLEFARGLQSLYSWRLLELLMRERDRGRLLITLEDFRHVLEIPATYRFADIKRRVIETAVNELNAKADLVISWTPVKLGRAVNSLDFKFIQNPQSRLALDGELPFEESSAAATAGN from the coding sequence GTGAACAAAAAGGCAAAAAACCAGTCCGAGCCTGCCCAGGTCGAGATCGTTGAGCTTGAACCTTTCCAGATCGCGCCCTTGGACGAACCTCCTCTGGACGGTGATGGCCGAGTGCGGGGGACTGTTGCCATGAGCCGAGCCCTGGTCAATGCTCAGCAAGGCCTGACCCTTAACGAGAAGCGAGTCATGATGGCGGCGCTGCGATGCATAGACAGCAAGAAGTCACCGTACTTGCATGGTAAGGGTAACGGCTATGTGAGTGTTCGTGTTCGAGCCGACGAGTTTGCCGCCCTTGCAGCACTTGCTCCGCGGTCGGGCGAAAAGCAAGCAACCGCTGCGTATGAGGGACTGAAGGAAGGCTGTGCGAGTCTTCAAAAGCGTCAACTGACGTATATGGATGGCCCGAGGAAGGTGGTACTGAATTGGGTGTGGAAGGCGGTTTACCACGAACGAGAAGGATGGGCAGAAGTTTCCTTCTCTCCGGATTTAACCCCCCATATCTTCATGTTGCAGCGGCGTTTCGTCTCGTATCAACTTGAGTTTGCCCGAGGGTTACAGTCACTTTACTCATGGCGGCTACTCGAACTGTTGATGCGAGAGCGGGATCGGGGCAGGCTCCTGATCACGTTGGAAGATTTCCGGCACGTGCTTGAAATCCCGGCGACGTACCGCTTTGCCGACATCAAGCGCCGCGTGATTGAAACCGCTGTGAACGAGCTGAACGCAAAAGCGGACCTTGTAATTTCCTGGACACCGGTGAAGCTCGGGCGCGCTGTGAATTCGCTCGATTTTAAGTTCATCCAGAATCCGCAAAGCCGCCTAGCGCTGGATGGCGAGTTGCCCTTTGAAGAATCAAGTGCAGCGGCAACTGCCGGAAACTGA
- a CDS encoding ParB/RepB/Spo0J family partition protein produces the protein MSKKDFSAALNAGVKRDQTMRETATPSRFDRVDEALSGRSSLLDQPNENVAAPTRSAAEAYLASLEQAGKVQARYITMPISHIDDNPLNSRTIYKEELIAARAASMARDGQLVPVLAGRHPDFPDRAILIDGQFRKLGALRNRSETLDVKLLEGLDPIDFYRLARAANNEREQETILDVALGYKKLLDQGHAKSNDDLAALVEEGKSKVSKILALLDLPQSVLDVIGSHPKQFGLSTSYELTLFLKASDEKRTLGFAERIRDEELPFQKVKAIRESLENGRAPRKSLSRQYKVSTVEGGEIGTIKEWGDGKVRLDLALGSAEKAEAYVAAFKKLLAEDGHQLK, from the coding sequence ATGAGCAAGAAAGACTTCTCTGCGGCGCTTAATGCCGGTGTAAAGCGCGACCAGACAATGCGAGAGACGGCGACACCTTCGAGGTTCGACCGCGTTGATGAAGCATTGAGCGGCCGAAGCAGCCTATTGGATCAGCCCAATGAGAATGTCGCAGCCCCGACAAGATCGGCTGCAGAAGCGTATTTGGCAAGCCTGGAGCAAGCAGGGAAGGTACAGGCGCGGTATATAACAATGCCAATAAGCCATATCGACGATAACCCGCTCAACAGTCGCACTATCTACAAAGAAGAGCTCATCGCCGCTCGCGCAGCCTCAATGGCCCGAGATGGCCAACTCGTCCCCGTGCTCGCCGGACGCCACCCTGACTTTCCGGATCGCGCAATCTTGATCGACGGCCAGTTCCGAAAGCTTGGTGCGCTCCGAAATCGCTCCGAGACGTTGGATGTGAAGCTTCTCGAAGGCCTGGACCCGATAGATTTCTACCGTCTTGCTCGAGCCGCAAACAACGAGCGCGAGCAGGAAACGATTTTGGACGTCGCACTCGGGTACAAGAAACTTCTCGATCAGGGTCATGCAAAATCGAATGACGATCTGGCGGCCTTGGTGGAGGAGGGCAAATCCAAGGTCAGCAAAATTCTCGCGCTTCTGGATCTGCCGCAGTCAGTCCTGGACGTGATCGGTTCGCACCCCAAACAATTCGGCCTATCAACTAGCTACGAGCTCACCCTGTTCCTCAAGGCATCGGACGAGAAGCGCACCTTAGGATTTGCCGAGCGCATTCGTGACGAGGAATTGCCGTTTCAGAAGGTGAAGGCTATACGCGAAAGTCTAGAGAATGGCCGGGCACCACGGAAGTCCCTTTCGCGACAGTACAAGGTGTCAACTGTTGAAGGGGGCGAGATCGGTACGATCAAGGAATGGGGCGACGGGAAGGTTCGTCTGGACCTCGCTCTAGGTTCAGCCGAAAAAGCCGAGGCATACGTTGCGGCCTTCAAAAAGCTCCTTGCCGAAGACGGCCACCAACTGAAGTAG
- a CDS encoding AAA family ATPase, translating into MAAKIIAVFNQKGGSGKTTTSTNIAGAFGLRGYRTMLVDLDEQGTATLSVGAAPDDRPYPAAISNLALSPRPDREIAKYVNDYDFIVIDCPPAIKSAAPSVALLISDLGLIPIAASGGNLWAVQEAKKLGMEAQIRNPDLKLRSFANMNQNVTIVKQIFEAAAGDDELPMLKTKLGFRTAYKEAEVSGATVLQLRSAKAAHKELNDLVDEILEVLEVRA; encoded by the coding sequence ATGGCCGCGAAAATTATTGCCGTCTTCAACCAGAAGGGAGGGTCGGGGAAAACAACGACCTCGACCAATATCGCAGGTGCCTTCGGCCTGCGAGGCTACCGAACTATGCTCGTCGACTTGGACGAGCAGGGCACCGCGACACTCTCAGTCGGCGCAGCTCCAGATGATCGACCGTACCCAGCGGCAATTTCGAACCTGGCGCTAAGTCCTAGGCCGGATCGGGAGATTGCAAAGTACGTGAATGACTATGATTTTATTGTCATCGACTGTCCGCCCGCCATCAAATCGGCTGCGCCTTCTGTGGCCCTTCTTATTTCCGATCTGGGACTGATTCCCATCGCAGCCTCGGGCGGCAACCTCTGGGCGGTTCAAGAGGCAAAGAAATTAGGTATGGAGGCCCAGATCCGCAACCCCGATCTCAAGCTTCGTTCATTCGCAAACATGAACCAGAACGTCACGATCGTGAAGCAGATCTTCGAAGCTGCAGCTGGAGACGATGAGCTTCCCATGCTGAAAACGAAGCTCGGCTTCCGCACCGCTTACAAGGAAGCAGAGGTATCTGGCGCTACTGTCCTTCAACTCCGCTCGGCCAAGGCCGCCCACAAAGAACTGAATGATCTTGTCGACGAAATTCTTGAAGTTCTGGAGGTGCGAGCATGA